The proteins below come from a single Mycobacterium parmense genomic window:
- a CDS encoding Zn-ribbon domain-containing OB-fold protein: MATFERPMPVKTPTTAPFWDALAQHRIVIQYSPSLQGYVFYPRVRAPRTLADDLEWREISGMGTLYSFTTARRPVSQHFADAVPQLLAIVEWDEGPRFSTEMVNVEPGDLRVGMRVKPVFFDYPEHEVTMLRYEPAGG; the protein is encoded by the coding sequence ATGGCCACCTTCGAACGGCCGATGCCCGTGAAAACCCCCACCACCGCCCCGTTTTGGGACGCGCTGGCCCAGCACCGCATCGTCATCCAGTACTCGCCGTCATTGCAGGGCTATGTGTTCTACCCCCGGGTGCGTGCCCCGCGGACCCTGGCCGACGATTTGGAGTGGCGCGAGATCTCGGGCATGGGCACGCTGTACTCGTTCACGACGGCACGCAGGCCGGTATCCCAGCACTTCGCCGACGCCGTCCCGCAGCTGCTGGCCATCGTCGAGTGGGACGAGGGGCCGAGGTTCTCCACCGAGATGGTCAACGTCGAGCCCGGTGATCTGCGGGTTGGGATGCGGGTCAAGCCGGTGTTCTTCGACTACCCGGAGCACGAGGTGACGATGCTCAGGTACGAGCCGGCCGGCGGTTGA
- a CDS encoding thiolase family protein, which yields MGLRGEAAIVGYVELPPERLTKASPAPFAIEQWAELGAAATDDAGLPFEVVDGIVASHLAESQIFVPSTIAEYLGVAARFAELVDLGGASAAAMVWRAAAAIELGICEAVLCALPARYVTPSSPKRPRPLVDAMFFGSSSNQYGSPQAEFEIPYGNLGQNGPYGQVAQRYAAVYGYDERAMAKIVVDQRVNANHTEGAIWKDKAVTVDDVLASPVIADPLHMLEIVMPCVGGAAVVVANADIAKRTRNRPVWIKGFGEHVPFKTPTYAEDLLHTPMAAAADTAFTMTGLGREQMDMVSIYDCYTITVLLSLEDAGFCGKGKGMEFVAGHDLTFRGDFPLNTAGGQLGFGQAGLAGGMHHVCDATRQIMGRAGAAQVADCHRAFVSGNGGILSEQTALVLEGD from the coding sequence ATGGGATTACGTGGCGAGGCCGCGATCGTCGGGTACGTCGAGCTACCACCGGAACGCTTGACCAAGGCCTCGCCCGCACCGTTCGCCATCGAGCAGTGGGCCGAACTCGGCGCCGCAGCCACCGACGATGCGGGACTGCCGTTCGAGGTCGTCGACGGCATCGTGGCGTCGCACCTGGCCGAGTCGCAGATCTTCGTGCCTTCGACCATCGCGGAATATCTGGGTGTCGCGGCGCGGTTCGCCGAACTCGTGGACCTCGGCGGGGCCAGCGCCGCGGCGATGGTCTGGCGCGCTGCCGCGGCGATCGAACTCGGCATCTGCGAAGCCGTCCTGTGCGCGCTGCCCGCCCGCTACGTCACGCCCTCCTCTCCGAAGCGGCCCAGGCCGCTGGTGGACGCGATGTTCTTCGGATCGTCCAGTAACCAATACGGCTCACCTCAGGCCGAATTCGAGATCCCCTACGGCAATCTGGGACAGAACGGTCCGTACGGCCAGGTGGCGCAGCGCTACGCGGCGGTTTACGGCTACGACGAGCGCGCGATGGCCAAGATCGTCGTCGACCAGCGGGTCAACGCCAATCACACAGAGGGCGCGATCTGGAAGGACAAGGCGGTCACCGTCGACGACGTGCTGGCCAGCCCGGTGATCGCCGACCCGCTGCACATGCTGGAGATCGTCATGCCCTGCGTCGGGGGCGCCGCCGTCGTCGTCGCCAACGCGGACATCGCCAAGCGTACCCGCAACCGTCCGGTGTGGATCAAGGGGTTCGGCGAGCACGTGCCGTTCAAAACCCCGACATACGCCGAGGACCTGCTGCACACCCCGATGGCTGCGGCGGCGGACACCGCCTTCACGATGACGGGACTCGGCCGTGAGCAGATGGACATGGTGTCGATCTACGACTGCTACACGATCACCGTGCTGCTGTCGCTGGAGGACGCCGGTTTCTGCGGGAAGGGCAAGGGCATGGAGTTCGTCGCCGGCCACGACCTGACCTTCCGCGGCGACTTCCCGCTCAACACCGCCGGCGGGCAACTGGGCTTCGGCCAGGCGGGCCTGGCGGGCGGAATGCACCACGTGTGCGACGCCACCCGCCAGATCATGGGCCGGGCGGGCGCGGCCCAGGTCGCCGACTGCCATCGGGCGTTCGTGTCCGGAAACGGTGGGATCCTGTCGGAGCAGACCGCGCTCGTCCTCGAGGGAGACTGA
- a CDS encoding acyl-CoA dehydrogenase: MTLGLSAEQQELTDAVGQFAARHAPIAATRAGFDALAAGELPKWWDELVGNGFHAVHLPEELGGQGGRLSDVACVLEAAGKALLPGPLLPTVAAGAVASLAALTHAAESFLRDLTSGTPAAVMLPGDGDFHARRDGDRWVLSGVSATAAGLLSAHTILTAARTPDDGMIWVLVDTQKTTATVEPVCGTDLVADAGVLRLSDHGVAEPDVLTGIDAQRAHCVVLGLTASMTAGIIQWCVEAVTAHLRSREQFGKVIGTFQALQHSAAMLLVNSELATAAAWDAVRAADEPLEQHLIAAAGAATIAISPAPDLVLDALTMFGAIGFTWEHDLHLYWRRAVSLAGSIGPANRWARRLGEATCRQQRDMAVDLGDAESEFRSWVAETLDAAMQLRNDKPAPNGDYEHLATGPQRSLIAEAGLMAPHWPAPWGVDAGPLKQLIIDEEFAKRPGLVRPSLNIAEWILPAVLAAAPKYLQERLIPATQRGDILWCQLFSEPGAGSDLASLSTRATRVDGGWRINGHKIWTSLAQYADLGALLARTDPEAGKHRGIGYFILDMRSPGVEIQPIKTATGDAHFNEVFLTDVFVPDEMLLGGPTDGWNLAIATLAEERSAISGYVKFDRAAALRRIAAQPGPDRDDALRALGELDAYTNAIRALGVRETIRLLDGQASGPASSIAKVAMNVLLRRTFEATLQLAGRLAMVADSDPAIVEPYLHLPAELIGGGTREIQLNIIAQMILGLPRK, translated from the coding sequence ATGACTCTGGGACTGAGCGCGGAGCAGCAAGAGCTCACCGACGCCGTCGGCCAGTTCGCCGCCCGCCACGCCCCGATCGCGGCCACCCGCGCGGGCTTCGATGCGCTCGCGGCCGGTGAGCTCCCGAAATGGTGGGACGAACTCGTCGGCAACGGCTTTCACGCCGTCCACCTGCCCGAAGAGCTCGGGGGGCAGGGTGGGCGATTGAGCGACGTCGCGTGTGTCCTGGAAGCGGCCGGCAAAGCGCTGTTGCCCGGACCGCTGCTGCCGACGGTCGCGGCGGGCGCCGTCGCATCGCTCGCCGCGCTCACGCACGCCGCTGAATCGTTCCTCCGCGACCTGACATCCGGAACACCGGCGGCGGTCATGCTGCCCGGCGACGGCGACTTTCACGCGCGTCGCGACGGTGACCGCTGGGTGCTGAGCGGGGTCTCGGCGACGGCCGCCGGTCTTCTCAGTGCCCACACGATCCTGACCGCGGCGCGCACGCCCGACGACGGCATGATCTGGGTGCTGGTGGACACCCAAAAGACCACCGCGACAGTCGAACCCGTGTGCGGCACCGACCTCGTCGCCGATGCCGGGGTCCTGCGGCTGAGCGACCATGGCGTGGCGGAGCCGGATGTGCTCACGGGCATCGACGCCCAGCGCGCGCACTGCGTCGTCCTCGGGCTGACCGCGAGCATGACCGCCGGGATCATCCAGTGGTGCGTCGAGGCCGTCACCGCGCACCTGCGAAGCCGTGAACAGTTCGGCAAGGTCATCGGGACCTTCCAGGCGCTGCAACACAGCGCGGCCATGCTCCTGGTGAACAGCGAGTTGGCCACTGCCGCGGCCTGGGACGCGGTGCGGGCCGCCGACGAACCGCTCGAGCAGCACCTCATCGCCGCGGCCGGCGCGGCGACGATCGCCATCTCGCCCGCGCCGGACCTTGTGCTCGACGCGTTGACGATGTTCGGTGCGATCGGCTTCACCTGGGAACACGACCTGCACCTGTACTGGCGGCGGGCTGTGAGCCTCGCCGGGTCGATCGGGCCGGCCAACCGGTGGGCCCGCCGTCTCGGCGAAGCGACCTGCCGCCAGCAGCGCGACATGGCGGTCGATCTGGGCGACGCGGAATCGGAGTTCCGGTCGTGGGTCGCCGAGACGCTGGATGCGGCAATGCAATTGCGCAACGACAAGCCCGCACCCAATGGCGACTACGAGCATCTGGCCACCGGGCCGCAGCGCTCGTTGATCGCCGAGGCCGGCTTGATGGCCCCGCACTGGCCGGCCCCTTGGGGTGTGGATGCGGGTCCCCTCAAACAGCTCATCATCGACGAGGAATTCGCCAAGCGGCCCGGGCTCGTTCGGCCCTCGCTGAACATCGCCGAATGGATTCTGCCCGCCGTGCTGGCCGCCGCTCCGAAATACCTGCAGGAGCGCCTGATCCCGGCGACGCAGCGCGGCGACATCCTGTGGTGCCAGCTGTTCAGCGAGCCGGGGGCCGGCTCAGACCTCGCCTCGCTGTCCACCCGGGCGACCAGGGTCGACGGCGGCTGGCGGATCAACGGCCACAAGATCTGGACGTCGCTGGCGCAGTACGCCGACCTGGGCGCGCTGCTGGCGCGCACCGATCCCGAGGCCGGAAAGCACCGCGGCATCGGGTATTTCATCCTCGATATGCGCTCGCCCGGGGTGGAGATCCAGCCGATCAAGACGGCGACCGGCGACGCGCACTTCAACGAGGTGTTCCTGACCGACGTCTTCGTGCCGGACGAGATGCTGCTGGGCGGTCCCACCGACGGCTGGAACCTCGCGATTGCCACCCTGGCCGAAGAGCGCTCGGCCATCAGCGGTTACGTCAAGTTCGACCGGGCCGCCGCGCTCCGCCGGATCGCGGCGCAACCCGGTCCGGACCGCGACGACGCGTTACGCGCCCTCGGCGAACTCGACGCCTACACCAACGCCATCAGGGCGCTGGGTGTGCGGGAGACCATCCGCCTGCTCGACGGGCAGGCATCCGGCCCGGCGTCGAGCATCGCCAAGGTGGCGATGAACGTGCTGCTGCGGCGGACGTTCGAGGCGACGCTGCAGCTGGCCGGGAGGTTGGCGATGGTCGCCGACTCCGACCCCGCCATCGTCGAGCCGTACCTGCACCTGCCCGCCGAACTGATCGGTGGCGGAACCCGAGAGATCCAGCTGAACATCATCGCGCAGATGATTCTGGGCTTACCCCGAAAATAA
- a CDS encoding TetR/AcrR family transcriptional regulator produces MPTDLSQVGSPRRRSEKSRNAIVSATRELLLERGFDGLTIEAVAARAGVGKQTIYRWWPSRPALVADVMLEDADKLLASVNHTGDLAADLAGWVRKLATTLTTARGSAMLRILTVACMEHEDTAVKLRAGFSTPLHDSVRTRILADGIDETTAESAADAIVGGVVYPILSDPQRYSRRRAELTTQIIVDALIRRHRPRP; encoded by the coding sequence ATGCCAACGGATCTGAGCCAGGTCGGCTCGCCGCGGCGTCGCAGCGAGAAGTCGCGCAACGCGATCGTCAGCGCCACCCGCGAACTGCTTCTTGAGCGCGGATTCGACGGTTTGACCATCGAGGCGGTCGCCGCCCGGGCCGGGGTCGGCAAGCAGACCATCTATCGCTGGTGGCCGAGCCGGCCGGCCCTGGTCGCCGACGTCATGCTCGAGGACGCGGACAAGCTCCTGGCGTCGGTGAACCACACCGGCGATCTGGCCGCCGATCTGGCGGGGTGGGTGCGCAAACTCGCGACGACGTTGACCACCGCCCGGGGCTCGGCGATGCTGAGAATCTTGACCGTGGCGTGCATGGAACACGAGGACACGGCCGTCAAGCTGCGAGCGGGTTTCAGTACGCCGCTTCACGACAGCGTAAGAACCCGGATCCTCGCAGACGGTATCGACGAGACCACCGCCGAATCGGCCGCCGACGCCATCGTCGGAGGAGTCGTATACCCGATTCTTTCTGACCCGCAACGGTATTCACGACGGCGGGCCGAGCTCACCACCCAGATCATCGTCGACGCGCTCATCCGCCGACACCGACCACGACCGTAG